One Plasmodium coatneyi strain Hackeri chromosome 14, complete sequence genomic window carries:
- a CDS encoding Thioredoxin peroxidase, translated as MRILHKLGNSVFQTARRSFSLVTKQAHDFTAQALNKNNEIINVQLSSYIGKKYCCLLFYPLNYTFVCPTEIIEFNKHVKSFEEKNVELLGISVDSVYSHLAWKNMPIEKGGIGNVNFTLVSDINKEISKMYNVLYENSFALRGLFIIDLQGKVRHQTVNDLPLGRSVDEVLRTIDSIIHVDKTGDVCPINWKKGAKSFQPTNDSLLNYLNTEVKKE; from the coding sequence atgagaattttACACAAATTGGGAAACAGTGTGTTTCAAACGGCCAGGAGAAGCTTCTCTCTGGTGACGAAACAAGCACATGACTTTACGGCCCAGGCGTTGAACAAAAACAACGAAATTATAAATGTGCAGTTATCTTCCTACATTGGAAAAAAGTATTGCTGCTTGCTGTTTTACCCCTTAAATTACACCTTTGTATGTCCAACGGAAATAATCGAATTTAATAAGCATGTAAAATCGtttgaggagaaaaatgtggaGTTGTTAGGAATATCAGTAGACTCCGTATACAGCCATTTGGCatggaaaaatatgcccattgaaaaaggaggaataggCAATGTCAACTTTACACTAGTGTCAgatataaataaagaaatatcaaaaatgtataatgtaTTGTACGAGAATTCTTTCGCATTGAGGGGGTTATTTATAATCGACTTACAAGGTAAGGTTAGACACCAAACGGTTAATGATTTACCTCTTGGAAGAAGTGTAGATGAAGTTTTACGGACAATAGATTCGATTATTCATGTGGATAAAACTGGTGATGTGTGTCCAATTAACTGGAAAAAGGGAGCCAAGTCGTTTCAGCCAACCAATGATTCTCTTCTGAATTATTTAAACACGGaggtgaagaaggaataa